The nucleotide sequence AGCGGCCGGACGTCGGCGTGTCTTACGTGATGTACACCGTCCTGGCCGCGGCGAGCCTTTCGCTTCCACGACGAATCCGCATCGTGGGTCTGATGATCGTCGCCGTCAGTGTGCTGTACCCGTTCATCGGGTCTCCCGGCATGACCTCGACCGGGCACGTCCTGTCCGTTGCCGTCGGCTCGGCGATGATGATCAGGATCGGCGGAGCCGCCCACCGTCGCCAGACTCGCCTGGCGAATCGTCTCTGCGCCAGCGCCGCCTAAGGCCGGTCGCGACCGCGTACGATGACAGCGGTTGGGATTTCAGCTGGTTCGGAACCGGGTCCGCAGTCTGCCGCGGCTTCGTAGAGCTCCCGCTCGCCGCCGGACAGAGTCGGGCACTCGTCCTCGAGGCGCTCATGTCAACACTTCCAGCAATCCCGCCTCGTCCGACTTCAACCTGGTCTTGGCGGCGTCCCCGCCTTCTTTGCGGTGTGTCCGGGCGCCAGGCGGGGACGGCATGACCTCGGATGCGACGCTGTCGGAGTTGCTGAGCGAGTTCGCCCGGACGCTGATCACCGACTTTCCGATCCAGGCGATCCTGGATCATCTGGTGCTTCGGATCGTGGACGTTCTGCCTGTGACGGCCGCCGGCGTGACGCTTATTTCGCCGGGGGCGGCACCGCATTACGTTGCCGCGTCGGACAGATCGGCATTGCGTTTCGAACGGCTGCAGACCCGTTTGGGACAGGGTCCGTGCATGCTCGCCTACGAATTGGGCGAGGCCGTAGCGGTTCCCGACCTCGCGGTGGAGACGCGATTCCCGGCCTTTGCCAAGGCTGCCATGGCGGCTGGTCTGGCTGCAGCGTTCACGTTCCCCCTGCGCCACGGGGCTGGTGGCCTCGGGGCGCTCGACCTCTACCGGGACACCTCGGGGCAGCTCAGTGACGCCGACCTCGTTACTGCCCAGACCCTGGCCGACGTCACGGCAGCCTATGTGTTGAATGCCCAGGCCCGGGACGAGGCACGGGAGGCCTCGGATCGGTTCCGGACCAGCGCGCTGCACGATGCGCTGACCGGCCTGCCCAATCGGCTGCTCCTGCAACAACGACTCGAACATGCCGCGCAGCGCGCCGCACGGACGCACACCCCAGCCGCGGTCCTGTTCGCCGACCTCGACCGCTTCAAACAGATCAACGACACCTACGGACACCAAGTCGGAGACGACCTGCTCGTCGCCGTCGCTGACCGTCTCTCGCACCTGGTCAGACCGGGTGACACTCTGGCGCGCGTGAGCGGAGACGAGTTCGTGTTCCTCTGTGAGGATCTCACCGATGCCGCTGATATCCACGCCTTGGCCGCCCGGATCGGAGACGCCCTCAAGGAGCCGTTCCTCGTTGCGGGTAACGAACTCACCGCGAGCGCCAGTGTCGGCATGGCCTATGCCGGACCCGGGGAGACGATTTCGAATCAGCTCATCGTCGATGCCGACATCGCCATGTACCAAGCCAAGATGGCCGTCGGCGCCAAGCCCGACATCATCGACGTCCGGCAGCTCTCGCACGCCAGTCTGGGCACGAGCCTGGAGCGGGATCTGACGGCTGCGTTCAACCGACGTGATCTGCGCGTCGCCTACCAGCCGATCGTGCGAGTCCGCGACGGATACGTCTGCGGGGCCGAGGCGCTGCTGCGCTGGACCCACCCCACTCGCGGAGCGGTCCCCGCGCTGGACATGGTCAGGATCGCTGAGGACAACGGCCTCATCGTCGGCATCGGGAGCTGGATCCTGCATCAAGCCTGCCGGGCCCGGACCCGCTGGCTGCACCGCTACCCCCACCAGCCGTTGGACGTGGCCGTGAACGTGTCCACCCGTCAGCTACTGGGACCGCATTTCGGCGCGACGGTGGAACACGCGCTGCACACGACAGGGATGGATCCCGAAGCGCTCATTCTGGAGCTGAGTGAGGGCATCTTGATCCCGGATGCCGAACGCGCGCTGACGGTGCTGAGTGAGCTGAAGTCCCTCGGCGTGAGGCTGGCCTGGACGATTTCGGAACTGGTTTCTCCTCCCTCAACTATCTGAACCGTTTCCCGGTAGACATCCTGAAGATCGACCGCAGTTTCGTCTCCGGCCTCCCGCACGACCCGACGTGCGATGCGATCGTGGCCACGACGAGCCAACTGGCCCGCCGTCTCGGCATTCACGTGATCGCTGAAGGTGTGGAACGCGACGAGCAGCGAAAGTCCGTCGTTGATCTGGGCTGTCACTCCGCCCAGGGATTTCATTACGCACCAGGACTGCCCGAAGCTCAGTTCGAGGCACTGCTTGCCACCAACAGTCCGAGGGGAACCTACTTACCGGCGACCACCCTCGGCGCGTAGGGCGGTGCTCGGCCGACCGGACCCGCGATCCGCGACCGGGTTGGGCTGTTCTTCGGGAACTCGGGCCAAGGTCCACGCCACGTGATGGACCTCGATGAGGACCCATCCACGGCAGCGAACCCGGCGGTCGGCAAAGACCTCGGGACGTTGAGCCGCGGTCAGGAACGTCCGATGCAGCGCCTCGACCGCGCGATCGGGCGAGCCGGTCAAGGCCAACGCCCAGGTGTAGGCGATCGGTGCGATCTCGTCGTAGAGCTCCATCAATGCCTCGACGTCCCCCTGGGAAAGCCGTTCGGCCCGCAGCTTCTCGTCATCGTCGTCATCGCCAGGTTGCAACCACGCCTGCAGGGGGAGTTCGTTCGAGCGGCGGCGCCGGTGAGCCGCGGGGGAAGCGTGGCGGCGCAGTCGCCGGAAGACCGCACTCACCACAAGCGCGTCGGCGGCCACGAACCGAGCGGACGGGCAACCCCCGGCCCCGGACGTGGCGGTTGCCGGGGCCGCGAGCCGTGCCGGCTCACCGGCCGTCCCGAGGTCCGGGGCCTGCGCTCAACGGTCCCCGCAGGCGGACCTGGGCGGGCAGCGACCCACTCAACACGACGTCGGCCGCGACGTCTCGAAGCTTGCGGTGGGTGTGTTGGCTGTAACTTCGCAGCAACGCGAAAGCCTCGTCCTGGGTTGCCTTGTGGGTCACCATCAAGATCCCGAGGGCCGCGCCGATCTCACGACTGGTGAGTACGGCCTGACGGAGGTTCTCCGTGGTCTCGGCGCGGTGGCGGAGTTGTTCGCTGAGCCGTTCTCGGGCGACAAGCACCACGGCAAGGTCCACCAGCAGCAGCGCGGCGTGCATCTGCGCCGCCGTCGGAGGGTGTCCGTCCAGCCACCGGTGAACAACGCTTCCGCGGTAGCGGCGTTCACCGTCGGCGCGAGGGCTGGCGATCGGGGTGCGCAGGGTGCCTGGCCCGGTGTGCTGTGCTGCCCAGGGGGGAGGCACGTCCCCCACGTCTTCGATTGCGGTGTCCAGGCAGTTCGCCGTCGCGGGCATGCTGATTCGGTACGCCACGCCGTCGTCCTCGACCAGCGTGACGTGACATTCATCGGCCAGCTCAGGGACGCACGCGCTGGCCAGACTGCTGAACACCACCGCCGGCTCGACCGAGGCCACCAGGTGGGCATAGCCAGGCGCTCTCAGCACGGAAAGGGTGGACGCGGCGGCAACCTGATCCCATTTGGGCGGGCCGGAGGGGGGAGGCGAGGCACTCGTCATCTAGGTGGTGACCGTTTCGAGGAAGTCACCGTCTGTGCCCGGTGGTAAGCGGTTCGCTTGACGACCGCAGGGCGTGCACCGCGGTCGGCCGGGCCGGCTGGGTGTCCAACCAGTTCGGACAGTACCAGCGGGACCGGTGCTGAGAACAGGCGTTCGGCGTCGGGTTTTGGCGGAACTGGCGGCCGGCTCCGGCGGTCTCAGCTGGGGTCAGCGGGCAGCCGGGTCAGTGAGCCCATGACGTGCGCGCGCCCGGCGGGCTGCCTCCTCGACGATGCGCTCGGCCACGACGGCCAACTTCACGTTCTCGCCCTGACTCAACTGGCGCAACCGCCCGAACGCCTCGTCATTGGTCGCCCCGGACCGGCTGCGAATGATGCCGATCGCCTGGTCGATCACCGCGCGAGTGCTCAGCGCGGCCTGAAGTTGCTCAGCCTGTGTTCGCGCCCGGACGAACACCTGCGAGTTGTGCACCGCTACCGCGGCCGAGGTCGCGAACAGCGCTCCTAGCCGGGAGGCGTCCGTGTCGAAGGCATTCACGGCGCGGGAGTAACAGTTCAACGCCCCGACGACCATCTGATCGGGCAGGATCAACGGCAACGACAGCACCCCGCGCACGCCCAGGCGCGCCACCCGCGGGCCGAACCGCGGCCACCGTCCGTCCTGACCTATTTCGGCCGAAACCACGGTTCGCCCCAGCTGGGCCGCAGTGATGCACGGGCCCTCATCCATCAGCTCGTACTGGATGACATCGACCTGCTCGACGAAGGGATCGCTGGCCCCCAAGCACTGGACACGGTCGGCGGACTCACCCAGCCGAAGCAGTGTCACTCCCGCGCCCTGGGTTCCCGGGATCGCGTGCACCGCGGCCCGGGCGACTTCGCCCACGAGATCTTCCAGAGACCACGCTTCCATCACAAGCGCTGACAACTGCTCCAAGCCACCCTGCAGGTCCTGTGTGCGCGCGGCGTTCCGTTCCTCACTTGATTCCGACGTTCGGGCACTGGGCGGCGAGGGCGGTTCGGCGTCGGCAGCGATCCTCGCCTGCGCACCGTGTCTTGTGGCTGCATCGCGCTGGTGGTCAGACACCCGTCACCCCCATCGTTCGATTCCGCGATGCGGACCGTGGTCTTCACGCTAGCCCCGAAGATGCACAATCCTCACTTCCGAGCTCACTTCCAGCGGAAGTGCACGAACACCCGACCGAAGTTGTCGGAATCCTTCTCGACGCGGTGGTAGAGCAGCCTGATGTCTTTTCGGTCGAGGAAG is from Jatrophihabitans telluris and encodes:
- a CDS encoding ANTAR domain-containing protein; the protein is MLRAPGYAHLVASVEPAVVFSSLASACVPELADECHVTLVEDDGVAYRISMPATANCLDTAIEDVGDVPPPWAAQHTGPGTLRTPIASPRADGERRYRGSVVHRWLDGHPPTAAQMHAALLLVDLAVVLVARERLSEQLRHRAETTENLRQAVLTSREIGAALGILMVTHKATQDEAFALLRSYSQHTHRKLRDVAADVVLSGSLPAQVRLRGPLSAGPGPRDGR
- a CDS encoding GAF and ANTAR domain-containing protein, which produces MGEVARAAVHAIPGTQGAGVTLLRLGESADRVQCLGASDPFVEQVDVIQYELMDEGPCITAAQLGRTVVSAEIGQDGRWPRFGPRVARLGVRGVLSLPLILPDQMVVGALNCYSRAVNAFDTDASRLGALFATSAAVAVHNSQVFVRARTQAEQLQAALSTRAVIDQAIGIIRSRSGATNDEAFGRLRQLSQGENVKLAVVAERIVEEAARRARARHGLTDPAAR